The Tolypothrix sp. PCC 7712 region AACCAACACTGCGCGACATCCTCAGCGAACTCGAAAAACCCGGTAGAGATCCTCGTGCTGAGTTTAAATATGCCACTTTCAAAGAAGGAATTACAGAAATCAAAGATTTACAAGAGGGAATGGAATTAGAAGGTATCATCACCAATGTCGCTAACTTTGGTGCGTTTGTAGATATCGGCGTACATCAAGATGGCTTAGTACACATCTCCCAACTGGCGGATAGATTCGTTGAAGATCCCAAAAAGATTGTCAAAGTTGGACAAGTTGTGAAAGTTAGAGTACTAGAAGTCAATGAGAAATTGAAGCGAATTAGTTTGTCAATGAAAGCCGTAAGACAAGGCTAGTCGTAGTGTGCGTTGTCGCGCAGCGCAACGCACCACCAAGAATTCAAAGTATCTTACCTGATGGGTAATAAAATATGGCAGTTTATCAAGTTCGACTCATCAACTCGACAATGGGGTTAGACCGCACTATTCAAGTACCAGATGATCAATATATTCTCGACATAGCAGAAGACAACGGTATTCGCCTACCATCTGGTTGTAAGCAAGGCGAATGTTCTGCCTGTGTTGCCAAACTCATTAGTGGCGAAGTCGATCAAAGTGAGCAGAAATTTCTTCGTCCCCAGGAAATACAAGCTGGCTATATTGTTACCTGCGTGACTTATCCCACCTCTGATTGCACTCTCGAAACCCATCAAGAACAAGTTTTATATAAATCTTCGCTTTACTATAAGCAATAATTTGTTTTAATTAGAGATTTTGGAATTTATTTATAAACTAAATACTCAGAGCTTCAGATATAAATCAATTGTCAAAAGTTAAGGTTTTCTTTATAAATTGGATTACATAGAATTTTCCATCATAATTAAGAATTTTAGCAGAAAACTATCAAATGGTAAAATTACAGCCGAATTTTTCATCCAAACGATAGAACAAGAATCTATCCTCTTATTGATGTACCAACAGCTTGATTAGTTCATGATAGTGACATGAAGTTCACACGCTTAATCAACTGTTTCTGAGGTAAAAACAATGTTAGGGCCATTTTTAACAGCAATAGCAACAGC contains the following coding sequences:
- a CDS encoding 2Fe-2S iron-sulfur cluster-binding protein codes for the protein MAVYQVRLINSTMGLDRTIQVPDDQYILDIAEDNGIRLPSGCKQGECSACVAKLISGEVDQSEQKFLRPQEIQAGYIVTCVTYPTSDCTLETHQEQVLYKSSLYYKQ